One Halobacterium wangiae genomic window, GAGATGGCCTACCACCGCGAGTACCGCACCGCGACCGGCAGCTACGAGGAGACCCCTATCTCGGTCACGTCCACCGGTATCGGGTCACCATCCGCTGCCATCGCCGTCGAGGAACTCGCACGCGTCGGTGCGGACACGTTCATCCGCGTCGGGTCCTGCGGCGCCCTGCAAGCGGACATGGACCCCGGCGACCTCGTCATCACGCGCGGCGCCGTCCGGCAGGAGGGGACCAGCGACGAGTACGTCCGGGAGGACTACCCGGCGGTCGCCGACCACGAGGTCGTCGCCGCGCTCGTCGCCGCCGCCGAACGTCTCGGCCACGACTACCACGTCGGCCTCACGATGAGTTCGGACTCGTTCTACGCGGGCCAGGGCCGGGCCGGATTCGACGGCTTCGAGGCCGCGGGCAGCGACGACCTCGTCGACGAACTCAAGAACGCGAACGTCGCCAACGTCGAGATGGAGGCCGCCGCTATCCTCACGATCGCGAACATCTACGGCCTGCGCGCCGGTGCGGTCTGCTCGGTGTTCGCCAACCGGGAGACCGGCGAGTTCCTCACCGAGGGCGAGACGACGGCAGCCGAGACGGCGAGCCTCGCGGTCCACCTGCTCGCGAGGATGGACCAGAAGAAGGCCGAAGCCGGCGTCGACCAGTGGCACGCTGGCCTGAGCCTCGACTGACTGTGCGAACGTACCCGCGTCGCTGTCACCCCTCCCGCTCGGGGCCGCCGTCTTCGGAGAGGAAGATGCTGTCCTCCCCCGAGTAGAAGGTGTCCAGTGCGCGCAGCGCGCCGATGTACGAGCCGATGGCGACCAGGGTGATTGTGAGGAAGAAACCGAACGCGATGCCGATGAGTTCGGAGACCATACGAAAGCTGCACCGCGCTCGGACTTGAATCGACGGGGTCGACGCCGCCGTCGCCGCACTCCCAAACCCTAAATCGGATGCTGGAGTGCTTCCGGTATGACCGACATCTGGGAGGGCGGCGCCATCTCCGAGGCGTTCGCCGAGGCGTTCGAGAACTGGGCGACGCGGAACGGCGGCGAGATGGAGGCGTCGACGGAGGGACAGCTGTTCTGCGAGTTCCCGCCGACGGACTACCAGATCCGGATGCGCGTCTGCCTCTACGAGGCCAACGGCCGCCACCTGCTCCGGTTCGACACGGTCCGCGAGGAGGTGGAGCTGAAGCTCCTGACGAAGTTCGAGACGACCGATAGCAAACTCATCCTGCAGTCCGACAAGGCCAGTCGGACGTTCTACCTCGACGTGCAGGCGGGAGAGTGGCGCATCGAGAAGCGGCCCGTCGCTCAGTCCTGACTCGCGGCGGTCACTCGGGTCGCGTTACAGCGCGTCCCAGGCCTGCATCGCCCGCGGCCACGACGTGATCTTCGCGATCCATCGCGCGGCCGCACCCTTCTTCAGCATCTTCGCAGGGGTGGAGTTGAACGTCCGGACGGGCGCGGAGACGCCGCCGACCTCCACCTCGTGGGCGAGGGCCGTCTCGCCGACCGAGATGAGCGTCCCCTGGTCGTCGTACGTCCACGTCTTCAGCGGGCGGTCGTCGATCGCTCGCGCGACGTTCTCGGCGGCGACGTCGGCGGCCTGCCAGGCGGCCTGGGCGGTCGGCGGCGCGACCTCGTCGTCGCCCTGGTCGACGAGTGAACAGTCGCCGACCGCGAACACGCGCTCGTCCTCGGTCTGTAGGTTCGACGACGCGCTCAGGCGGTTGTGTTCGGCGTCGAGGTCCACCTCGCCGAGTTCCGCCGGGCCGGTGACACCGCCCGTCCAGAGGAAGACGTCGTAGTCGAGGTCCTCGCGCTCGTCGAACTGGAGGCAGTCAGCGTCGCAGGACGTGATTGGGTCGTCGGTCAGGATCTCGATGTCGCGGGCCTCCAGCCGGTGGCGGAGCGCGCCCTGGATCTCGCTGTCGCCTGGCGGGAAGATCTCGGGCAGCGCCTCGACGAGCGTGATGTCGATGGGCGCGTTGCGGCGGTCGCGGAACTCCGCGAGTTCACCGGTGCTCTGGATGCCCGAGAGGCCCGCGCCGCCGACGACGATCTGGGCGGGATTCTCGCGGGTCGCCTCCCGAGCGGCTTCCTTCACCTGCTCGTGAATCTCGAGGGCGTCGTCGAGGCTCTTCAGCGTGAGGGGGTGTTCGTCCATCCCCTCGATGCCGTAGGTCGCCGTGTCGGAGCCGATGCCGACGAGGAGGTAGTCGTAGTCGACGTCGTCGCCCTCGGCGAGTTCGACGACGCGGTCGTCGGTGTCGACGTCGGTGACGGCGTCGTGGACGAACTGCGTTCCGGTGGACTTGATGTCCTCGACGGGGATCGTAATCTTCTCTCTCACGCCGGGGTCGCGGATGACGCGGTGCGCCTCGTGGAGAACCAGGTGGTAGTCAGTGTCGGAGATCCAGACGAGTTCGGTGCCGGGTCCGAGTTCGGACTCCAGTTTCGAGACGGCACCTGCACCAGCGTACCCTGCACCGAGAACGACGACTCTCGTGGCCATGACAGATTGTCGGTCCGCCTCCGATACAAAGGCTTTGAAACGCAGTCGGGCGGGGAGTTGTCAGTGTGCGGGCTCTTCGGCGGGCGCCTCCATCGACTCGATCTTCAACACGAGGATGTTGCTCGTGTCGTCTTTCCCGTCGAGGGTTCCGGTGATGACGAGCTTCGACAGCGGCGTCGGGCCGACGCGGAGTTTGTCGCCCTCGTGGAACTCCCGGACGGAACCCCGGAGGTGGATCTCAGCGCGGCAGAGCTCCGGGTGGTGGACGCTAGTCAGGTCGATCTCCTGAACGTTCGCGTTCTCGACCTCCTCGCCCTCGCAGAAGACGGGAATCTCGGCGGTGGTGTCGAGTTGCTGGATCTCCAGTGCCTCGTAGGCGTTCGCGGTCGGCTTGTAGCCGCCCTTCGGTCCGGGGACGCCCTCGACGAGCTGGAGGGCTTTCAGGCTCTGCATCTGGTTCCGGATGGTGCCCGCGTTCCGGTCTACCTCCCCCGCGATGTCCTCCCCCTTGATGGCCTCCTCGCGTTGCGTGTAGAGATCTACGAGCGCCCGGAGGATCGTCTTCTGGCTAGAAGTCAGTTCGATCGATGACATGCTGTAGCATTCTCCGCTGAATTTGATAAAACCCCCGATGGCGACGGTAGAACGGTAGGCTTTACGGCACGTCCGACGACCGTAGCGTATGAACGGTGCCCGTGTGCTCGTCACGGGTGGTGCGGGGTTCATCGGTTCGAACCTCGCGAACCACCTGGCCGAGGACAACGACGTTGTAGCAGTGGACAACGGTTACCTCGGAACCCCCGAGAATCTGGACGAGGCAGTCGAGTTCGTCGAGGCGGACGTCCTCGACGACGACCTCCCGACCGACGTCGACGTGGTGTTCCACCTCGCCGCACTGTCCAGCCGGCAGATGCTCGAAGAGAACCCGCGGCAGGGCGCCCGGGTCAACGTCGAGGGGTTCGTGAACGTCGTCGAGCAGGCGCACGCGGACGGCTGCAGTACGGTCGTCTACGCGTCGACCTCCTCGGCCTACGGGAGTCGCACGGAGCCGAGCCCCGAGGACATGGACCTCGAGGCGGCCACGGGGTACGACGCCTCGATGCTCGGCCGCGAGCGCTACGGCGAGTACTACAACAGCTTCTACGACGACCTGACCTGTGCCGGGATGCGGTTCTTCTCGGTCTACCAGGGTTACGGCGGCAACGAGTCCCACAAGGGCGAGTACGCGAACACCGTCAGCCAGTTCGCGGACGAGATCGCGAACGGCGAGTCGCCGGTACTGTGGGGTGACGGCTCCCAGACGCGTGACTTCACGCACGTCGACGACATCGTCCGGGGACTCGTCACCACGGCCGCCCACGACCTCGCGGGCGTGTACAACCTCGGGACGGGAGATGCGTACTCGTTCAACGAGATGGTCGAACTCATCAACGACGTCCTCGGGACGGACGTCGAGCCGGCGTACGAACCCATCCCCCTCGAGAACTACGTACACGACACCTGTGCGGACATCACGAAGATCGCCGAGGCGACCGGCTGGGAGCCGGAAATCAGCTTCGAGGAGGGCGTCAAGCAGGTGTGTGCGCCCTACCTGGACAGCGAGTAGTCGACGTACCACGTGATGGCGAAGTAGCCACCGACGACGAGGCAGCCGAACCCGCCGGCGAGAATCAACCCCCAGCCGACCCACATCGCAGCACCAGGGGGGATGTTGGTCACGACGTAGCCGAGGACGGCGAACGTCAGACCGACCAGTGCTACCTGTTTGCCGGCTTATGCGGCCGTGACGCGCTTCAACTCACCGTACGACCTGCCGTGGGTCAGGTGGCCAGTGAGAACCACCCAGGCGAACCAGACGCCGAGGCTGTGTGCTGTCCGTCGGGCGGACTGGAGGGACCAATCGGGCATCGACTACCACGGTGGTAGCCACACATATCAAACTACGTACTGGTTTCGGCGGGGCAGGGACAGAAATCAACTACGCACGGGCGAGTTGCCAGTCGATGACTCTCGTGAGGCCAGTCGTGAAGGCGATGAGGGACCCACCGAGGAGTACCCCGACACCCCAGACGGAGCCCGTCCACACGTACAGTTCCACCGGGAAGAACAGGTAGAGCCAGGTAGCGACGCCCGCGTAGCACGCGAGCGGAACCAGTAGCACGACGACTTCGCGGGGTCGAAGCCGCTTCAGTTCGCCCCACGTTCGGCCGTGGCGGAGGTTACCGGTGAACGGGAGCCACGCCACCCAGGCCAGCACGCGGAGCCCCAGGTAGTGGAGCTGTTTGACCGTAGAGGGCATACAGCGAACTGTCGCAATTACTTTACATAAATCTTCGCCCGCGACGCGATACCCGGACGTACAAAGGGCTACTCGTCGTATCGACGAGCGTGACCAGGACTGTCCAACTCATCGGCGCACCGATGGACTACGGTGCGGACCGACGTGGCGTCGACATGGGCCCGTCGGCGATTCGCTACGCCGACCTCGCGACCGAACTGGCGGACGCGGGCGTCGAAGCGGTAGACGCAGGCGACCTCCTCGTCCCGCGCGCCGAGGAGCGAGACCCCGGCGACGCCGACGCGAAGTTCCTCCCCGAGATCGAGGACGTCTGCCGACGTCTCGCGGACGAGGTCGCTGACGCACTCGCGGAGGACCGCGTCCCGCTCGTCCTCGGCGGCGACCACGCCGTCGCCATCGGTTCGATGGCGGGGAGCGCTCGCGACGCCGACATCGGCGCCGTCTGGTTCGACGCGCACGGCGACTTCAACACGCCCGAGACCTCCCCGAGCGGTAACGTCCACGGGATGCCACTCGCCGCCGCGCTCGGCGAAGGCACCTTCGCCGACCACCCGTGGGCCAACGCCGCCGGACTGCGGGAGGAGAACGTCGCCTACGTCGGCCTCCGCACCCTCGACGACCACGAGCGGGAGGCCATCCGCGACAGCGACATGACCGCGTTCACGATGAGCGAGATCGACGAACGCGGCATCACCGACGTCACCGAGGAGGCACTAGACGTCGCGAGTGCGGGCGTCGACGGCGTCCACGTCTCCTTCGATATGGACTGGCTCGACCCCGAGACGGCCCCGGGCGTCGGGACGCCGGTCCGCGGCGGCGCGACCTACCGTGAGGCCCACACCGCCCTCGAGACCGTCGCCGAGCGTGACGCGGACGAGGAGATCCTGCGCTCGATGGAGATCGTCGAGGTGAACCCGATCCTCGACCAGTCGAACCGCACCGCGGACATCGCGGCGGAGCTCGCGGCGAGCGCGCTCGGAAAACGAGTGTTGTACAACGCGGGTCGCGCGAGCCACCGTCGACGACGCGGCGGGCGCTGAACTGACGGGACGTCTTCGGCGGTCTGCGTCGAAGGTGAGTGGCGTCTACGTCTCTTCGTCCGCTTCGTCGTCGCTCTCGCTCGGACGGTAGACGGAGACAGCCGCGACCTCGTCGCCCTCCTCGACGTCCATCACTTTCACGCCCTTCGTGTTGCGGCCGTAGGTCGAGATCTCGTCGACCGGGAGGCGGATGATCTGGCCGCGCTCGCTCATCGCGACGAGGTTGTCGTCGTCGGCGACGGTGTCCAGCGAGACCACGTCGCCGTTGCGCTCGTCGGTCTTGATGTCGACGAGCCCCTTCCCGTTGCGGGTCTGCTTGCGGTACTCCGAGAGCTTCGTCCGCTTCCCGTAGCCGAACTCGGTGACCGTCAGCAACGTGCGCTCGTCGTCGGAGTCGGCCGCGGCGACGCCGGCGACCCGGTCGTCGCCCTCGAGGTCCATGCCGTGGACGCCTCGAGCGTTCCGACCCATCGGCCGGACGTCGTTCTCGTCGAAGCGGATGGCCATCCCCTGCTCGCTACCGAGGATGACGTCGTCGTCGCCGCTGGTCACCTCGACGTCGGCGAGTTCGTCGCCGTCCTCCAGGGAGATGGCGATGATACCCGTCGTGAGGATGTTCCCGAATTCGCCGACGCTCGTCCGCTTCACGTAGCCGTGACGGGTGGCCATCGTGAGGTACTCGTCGTCGGCCTCGAAGTCGAGGTCGTCGGCGGTGACGACCGCGGAGATCTCCTCGCCGTCGTCGAGGTCGAGGATGTTCACCGCCGAGGTCCCGCGGGCAGTGCGGGACATCTCCGGCACCTGGTAGACCTTCAGGCGGTACACCTGGCCCTGGTTCGTGAAGCATAGCAAGTAGTCGTGCGTGCTCGCCGTGAACACCGTCGAGACGCGGTCGTCGTCCTTGAGGTCGGTGCCGATGATGCCTTTCCCGCCGCGGTGCTGTGAGTCGAAGGTGTCCGCGGGGACGCGCTTGATGTAGTCGCCCTCGCTGAGCACGACCACGACGTCCTCCTCGGGGATGAGGTCCTCGTCGGTGACGGTGCCGGCGTCCTCGATGAACGAGGTGCGGCGCTCGTCGTCGTACTCGTCCTTGATCTCGCGGAGTTCGTCCTTGATGACCGAGAGGAGTTCCTCCTCGCTGCCGAGGATCTCCTCGAGGCGCTCGATGGTCTCGGTGACCTCCTCGTACTCGGTCTCGATCTCGGCGGCCTCCATCGACGTGAGGCTGCCGAGCTGCATCCGGACGATGTGGTCGGCCTGGGCCTGCGTGAAGTCGAAGACCTCCTTCAGGGCCTCTTTGGCCTCCTCGCGGTCCTCGGCGTTCTGGATGGTGTCGACCACGTCGTCGACCTGATCGAGGGCCTTCAGGCGGCCCTCAAGGATGTGAGCGCGGTCTTCGGCCTCGGCGAGGTCGTGCTCGGAGCGCCGCCGAACCACCTCGCGGCGGTGGGAGACGTACTCCGCGAGCATCTCCTTCAGCGTGAGGACCTTCGGCTGGCCGTCGACGAGCGCGAGGTTGATGATGCCGAACGTGCGCTCGAGGTGGGACTCCAGCAGCCGGTTCTCGACGACGTCCGTGTTCGCGTTCTGCTTCAGTTCGACGACGACGCGGACGCCGTTCCGGTCGGACTCGTCGCGAAGGTCGCGGATGCCCTCGAGTTTGCCGTCGTTGACGTCGTCGGCGATGCGCTCGACGAGCTTCGACTTGTTCTGCTGGTAGGGCAGTTCCGTGATGACGATGGTGTCGCTGCGGTCGCCCTCCTCGACGTGGTACTCGGCGCGCATCCGGACGCGGCCGCGCCCGGTCTGGTAGGCCTGCTTCACGTCCGAGCGCCCGACGATGTTCCCCGCCGTGGGGAAGTCGGGGCCCTTGACGTACTCCATCAGGTCGACGACCGTGCACTCGGGGTTGTCGATGAGGTGGATGGTCGCGTCGATCACCTCGCCGAGGTTGTGCGGCGGGATGTTCGTCGACATCCCGACGGCGATGCCGGAACTGCCGTTGACCAGTAGGTTCGGGAGCGCCGCCGGCAGGACGGTCGGCTCCTGCAGGCGGTCGTCGTAGTTCGCCTGGAAGTCGACTGTGTCCTTCTCGATGTCCTCGAGGAGTTCTTCGGCGATGGGTGCCATGCGGGCCTCGGTGTACCGCATCGCCGCGGCCGGGTCGCCATCGACACTCCCGAAGTTCCCCTGCCCGTCGACGAGGGGGTACCGCATCGAGAAGTCCTGTGCCATGCGCACGAGGGCGTCGTAGATGGCGGAGTCGCCGTGCGGGTGATAGTCACCCATCGTGTCCCCGACGATGTTCGAGGACTTGCGGTGGCTGGAGCCACTCGTGATGTTCGCCTCGTGCATCGCGTAGAGGATGCGCCGGTGGACGGGCTTGAGGCCGTCCCGGACGTCGGGCAGCGCGCGACCCGCGATGACGCTCATCGCGTAGTCGATGTACGACTGCTCCATCTCCTCGTCGACGCGCACGTTCTTCACTCGGTCCGCCACGCCGTCGGGTACGTCTGGTGATTCGGAACTCATCTCAGATGTCCACCCACTCTGCGTCAGTCGCGTTCTCCTGGATGAACCGCTTGCGAGGTTCGACGGCGTCGCCCATCAGCACGGAGAACATCTTGTCCGCCGCGGCCGCGTCCTCGACGGTGATGCGCTTGAGGATGCGGTTCTCCGGGTCCATCGTGGTGTCCCAGAGCTGCTGGGGGTTCATCTCCCCGAGGCCCTTGAACCGCTGGACCTGCGTCGGGTTGCCGTCGCACTTCTCCTCGACGATGCGTTCGCGGTCAGCCTCGGTCATCGCGTCGTACGTCTCGCCGCGGTACCGGATGCGGTACAGCGGCGGCTGGGCGGCGTAGACGAAGCCTCCCTCCAGCAGCGGCTTCATGTGCCGGTAGAAGAACGTCAACAGCAGCGTGCGGATGTGCGCGCCGTCGACGTCGGCGTCCGTCATCATCACGATGTTCTTGTATCGGAGGTTCTCGATGTCGAACTCGTCGCCGATGCCGGTGCCGAGCGCGGTGATGATGTGGCGCAGTTCCTCGTGTTCGAGGATGCGGTCGAGGCGGTGTTTTTCGACGTTCAGGATCTTCCCGCCGAGCGGGAGGATGGCCTGGAACTCGGGGTTGCGGCCCTGCTTCGCGGAACCGCCCGCGGAGTCACCCTCCACGATGAACAGTTCCGCGTCGTCGGGGTCTTTCGTCTGGCAGTCTGCCAGCTTCCCCGGGAGACTCGTCGATGAGAGCGCGCTCTTCCGGCGCGTCAGTTCCTCGGCCTTCTTCGCGGCCTTCCTTGCCTTCGCGGCCTCGACGGCCTTCCGGACGACCGCTCGCGCGGTGTCGGGGTTCTCCTCGAAGTACGTGCCCACGCCCTCGTGGACGACGCCCTCGACGATGCCCCGGACTTCGCTGTTGCCGAGTTTCGTCTTCGTCTGCCCCTCGAACTGGGGGTCGGGGTGCTTGACGGAGATGACGGCGGTGAGGCCCTCGCGGATGTCCTCGCCCTTGAGGTTCTCGCCGTCGAGTTCTCCGAGCAGGTCGTTCCCGTTCGCGTAGTCGTTGACGACGCGGGTGAGCGCCGTCTTGAAGCCCGTGAGGTGGGTGCCGCCCTCGCGGGTGTTGATGTTGTTGGCAAACGCGTGCGTCGAGGACTGGAGGTCGTCGGAGGCCTGCATCGCGATCTCGACCTGGATGCCGTCGTCCTCGTCCTCGAAGTAGATGACGTCGTCGTGGAGCGCGTCGCGGGACTCGTTGAGGTACTCGACGAACTCCCGGATGCCGCCGTCGTACTTGAACGTCGAGGACTGGGCCTCGTCGCCACGCTCGTCGGTGAGCGTGATTTCGACGCCGGAGTTGAGGAAGGCGAGTTCGCGCAGCCTCGTCTCCAGGGTGGAGTAGTCGAAGTCCAGCGTCTCGAAGATCTCGCTGTCCGGTCGGAACCGGATGAGCGTCCCGGTGTCGTCGCTGTCGCCGAGTCGCTCGAGGTCGGTGAC contains:
- a CDS encoding nucleoside phosphorylase, coding for MPGDSEDPNDEVQYHIELAEGDVANAVLLPGNPERLDKITPFWDDHEEMAYHREYRTATGSYEETPISVTSTGIGSPSAAIAVEELARVGADTFIRVGSCGALQADMDPGDLVITRGAVRQEGTSDEYVREDYPAVADHEVVAALVAAAERLGHDYHVGLTMSSDSFYAGQGRAGFDGFEAAGSDDLVDELKNANVANVEMEAAAILTIANIYGLRAGAVCSVFANRETGEFLTEGETTAAETASLAVHLLARMDQKKAEAGVDQWHAGLSLD
- a CDS encoding NAD(P)/FAD-dependent oxidoreductase, producing MATRVVVLGAGYAGAGAVSKLESELGPGTELVWISDTDYHLVLHEAHRVIRDPGVREKITIPVEDIKSTGTQFVHDAVTDVDTDDRVVELAEGDDVDYDYLLVGIGSDTATYGIEGMDEHPLTLKSLDDALEIHEQVKEAAREATRENPAQIVVGGAGLSGIQSTGELAEFRDRRNAPIDITLVEALPEIFPPGDSEIQGALRHRLEARDIEILTDDPITSCDADCLQFDEREDLDYDVFLWTGGVTGPAELGEVDLDAEHNRLSASSNLQTEDERVFAVGDCSLVDQGDDEVAPPTAQAAWQAADVAAENVARAIDDRPLKTWTYDDQGTLISVGETALAHEVEVGGVSAPVRTFNSTPAKMLKKGAAARWIAKITSWPRAMQAWDAL
- a CDS encoding Rrf2 family transcriptional regulator produces the protein MSSIELTSSQKTILRALVDLYTQREEAIKGEDIAGEVDRNAGTIRNQMQSLKALQLVEGVPGPKGGYKPTANAYEALEIQQLDTTAEIPVFCEGEEVENANVQEIDLTSVHHPELCRAEIHLRGSVREFHEGDKLRVGPTPLSKLVITGTLDGKDDTSNILVLKIESMEAPAEEPAH
- a CDS encoding NAD-dependent epimerase/dehydratase family protein produces the protein MNGARVLVTGGAGFIGSNLANHLAEDNDVVAVDNGYLGTPENLDEAVEFVEADVLDDDLPTDVDVVFHLAALSSRQMLEENPRQGARVNVEGFVNVVEQAHADGCSTVVYASTSSAYGSRTEPSPEDMDLEAATGYDASMLGRERYGEYYNSFYDDLTCAGMRFFSVYQGYGGNESHKGEYANTVSQFADEIANGESPVLWGDGSQTRDFTHVDDIVRGLVTTAAHDLAGVYNLGTGDAYSFNEMVELINDVLGTDVEPAYEPIPLENYVHDTCADITKIAEATGWEPEISFEEGVKQVCAPYLDSE
- the rocF gene encoding arginase — translated: MTRTVQLIGAPMDYGADRRGVDMGPSAIRYADLATELADAGVEAVDAGDLLVPRAEERDPGDADAKFLPEIEDVCRRLADEVADALAEDRVPLVLGGDHAVAIGSMAGSARDADIGAVWFDAHGDFNTPETSPSGNVHGMPLAAALGEGTFADHPWANAAGLREENVAYVGLRTLDDHEREAIRDSDMTAFTMSEIDERGITDVTEEALDVASAGVDGVHVSFDMDWLDPETAPGVGTPVRGGATYREAHTALETVAERDADEEILRSMEIVEVNPILDQSNRTADIAAELAASALGKRVLYNAGRASHRRRRGGR
- the gyrA gene encoding DNA gyrase subunit A, with translation MSSESPDVPDGVADRVKNVRVDEEMEQSYIDYAMSVIAGRALPDVRDGLKPVHRRILYAMHEANITSGSSHRKSSNIVGDTMGDYHPHGDSAIYDALVRMAQDFSMRYPLVDGQGNFGSVDGDPAAAMRYTEARMAPIAEELLEDIEKDTVDFQANYDDRLQEPTVLPAALPNLLVNGSSGIAVGMSTNIPPHNLGEVIDATIHLIDNPECTVVDLMEYVKGPDFPTAGNIVGRSDVKQAYQTGRGRVRMRAEYHVEEGDRSDTIVITELPYQQNKSKLVERIADDVNDGKLEGIRDLRDESDRNGVRVVVELKQNANTDVVENRLLESHLERTFGIINLALVDGQPKVLTLKEMLAEYVSHRREVVRRRSEHDLAEAEDRAHILEGRLKALDQVDDVVDTIQNAEDREEAKEALKEVFDFTQAQADHIVRMQLGSLTSMEAAEIETEYEEVTETIERLEEILGSEEELLSVIKDELREIKDEYDDERRTSFIEDAGTVTDEDLIPEEDVVVVLSEGDYIKRVPADTFDSQHRGGKGIIGTDLKDDDRVSTVFTASTHDYLLCFTNQGQVYRLKVYQVPEMSRTARGTSAVNILDLDDGEEISAVVTADDLDFEADDEYLTMATRHGYVKRTSVGEFGNILTTGIIAISLEDGDELADVEVTSGDDDVILGSEQGMAIRFDENDVRPMGRNARGVHGMDLEGDDRVAGVAAADSDDERTLLTVTEFGYGKRTKLSEYRKQTRNGKGLVDIKTDERNGDVVSLDTVADDDNLVAMSERGQIIRLPVDEISTYGRNTKGVKVMDVEEGDEVAAVSVYRPSESDDEADEET
- the gyrB gene encoding DNA topoisomerase (ATP-hydrolyzing) subunit B gives rise to the protein MSEQSEYSAGQIQVLEGLEAVQKRPAMYIGSTDSRGLHHLVYEVVDNSIDEALAGYCDHIEVTLHEDGSVSVEDDGRGIPVDTHEEYDRPAVEVILTVLHAGGKFDAKSYQVSGGLHGVGVSVVNALSERLAVEVERDGGKYREKFERGEPVTDLERLGDSDDTGTLIRFRPDSEIFETLDFDYSTLETRLRELAFLNSGVEITLTDERGDEAQSSTFKYDGGIREFVEYLNESRDALHDDVIYFEDEDDGIQVEIAMQASDDLQSSTHAFANNINTREGGTHLTGFKTALTRVVNDYANGNDLLGELDGENLKGEDIREGLTAVISVKHPDPQFEGQTKTKLGNSEVRGIVEGVVHEGVGTYFEENPDTARAVVRKAVEAAKARKAAKKAEELTRRKSALSSTSLPGKLADCQTKDPDDAELFIVEGDSAGGSAKQGRNPEFQAILPLGGKILNVEKHRLDRILEHEELRHIITALGTGIGDEFDIENLRYKNIVMMTDADVDGAHIRTLLLTFFYRHMKPLLEGGFVYAAQPPLYRIRYRGETYDAMTEADRERIVEEKCDGNPTQVQRFKGLGEMNPQQLWDTTMDPENRILKRITVEDAAAADKMFSVLMGDAVEPRKRFIQENATDAEWVDI